GGAAGAAGTCAGGTGACCTCGAGTTGCAAATGTGCACAAGGTTGCACAACTAGGTTCCTGGTCAATATCCAGTGTGGCCACAACTacattgtcaaaataaaataggCTGCACATGTGGGTAAGCCACAGTTTACTTGAAGGTGAAATGAAGAATACGACAGTCACCAGCATCCATCtctctattatctgtaaccatttaTCCTGTTTGGGGTCTCGAGGGGCTGGAGTCCATCCCAGCTGACATAGGGTGGCCACCAAtctcagggttgttggtttgatccccagcatgccaaagtgtccttgagcaagtcacCGTACCCCAAACTCAGCTGCTCCCGTTGATGGGGGAGTTGcatagcagtgtgtgtgtgtgagtgtgttataGTGcgtatgaatgggtgaataggaagcagtgtaaaggggtttgaatgccaataggtagaaatgtGCTATGTAAGGGCAGACCCCTTAAATTTAAAGATTTCAATACGTTACATCACATTACAAAGTCTATTTTGTTATAATACACAGCTAccaataaaaattgtatttatttgttagcCTATTTCTCCCCTTCCCACCAAATGGGCTCCCCTGCCCCCCCCCGGAGGACCCCAAAGAGGCCACATAACCCACTCTAAAATCCAGCGCTCTCTAACACTGGATTTGTAAAAAGTTTGTTGGTGTCACCGTGTCGCTACAAAGTTTATGGCCAAGTGTGTATTTCCCATTACCTGTGTTGGTGTTTGAGCCTGTGGCTCACTGGTTGGTGGTAGGAGtggggggggatgggggggcGCAATTTGGAAGATTTTGTTTCCTAGTTTATGGACGGTATTTAGGTCTTAGTCTACACACTGTAGGTGTCCAGCTAAATAAGACATGGGTGAGCTGGGTGAGGTGAGGTGTActgttcctaaaaaaaaaaaaaaaaaaaacagctagtCAGTCAGTAAGTTGGACACAGTGGTCAGAAGAATTGTTATTTTGAacattatatattaataaaatgtactaaACAGATTACTTgacattaattaaaacaattgcaCACATGAAATGCTTCCATGGTGTAAGACATAAAAATTGGGGATCACCTGACCCTTTTGTGCTCCAAGTCCTGACTCAGAATAGAAACAAGCCATAAAAACAAGCAATCACGCCGCACTGTACATGTCAGCAAACAAAAGGAGCAGAACACAAAGGATATAACCAGTTTGTCCAGAGCAGCTTGATTGACCTCAAAGCCAAAACGGATGAGACTTTTTATAGCCATCTTTATCGGACCTCAAGCCATGTTTGTTGCATCGTGTCGGATAAGGTTTTTAGCTCCCCTCGGAGATTTCTCTGCTGAGATAAACTCTACTGACCCCTGGATCTGTGGTCCCAGGTGGCCCCTGGAGGAAGCTCACAGATGTTGGCTGGAGCTCAGCGTTGTCAACATTAAAGGCTCCGGTGGGCTTCATCGTTGCGTGTGACTCGGCTTCCTGTGTCATAGCAGTTGATTTGATGTtttgccctgtttttttttttggacaccTTCTAAGATTCCGTAGAAGATGAGGTTACACCGGTTCATCAATCCCAGCATCGAGAAAAAGTTGCTTCTTCTAAATACTAGCATACATACATATTATCACGGATAGTTGCCTCAGGTGTTTGTTTTCACTCTAGTGTGACGTTCACAGTCTGAAACGGTGGTATTTTAAAATTCTCTTAAAATATAGACCAGCCAGTCATTTCAAAAGACAACTTGACCTCTTCAAACCAAGAATTTTAAAGTTGACTATGACTTGAAAATAAGAGGTGAGACAAGTGGCAGGTGTGGCCATTTGCTGAACTTTTCCTGACACTACTTCCCAGCTGTCTTGGTTGCTCAAAGTGTCTGGAGCTGTGAAAGATGAGCAGCGTGTTCAGGAgggaaaagggaagaaaaatgtGAAGGGGGCGGGTGGCTGAATGGGAAGAGGATGGCATGAGTCTTATCTTCAGGTCACACCAAGGGCCAAAAGAAAGATAATACCGTTGCTACTGTGCTTGAAGGGTTACAGTAGGTCTGTTCAGAGTGAGAAGCTGTGCTTTCCTGGGTTCAGACTACACAATATTTCTTTAGTCACTGTGTCAAATTAGGAGACTGGAGGGATGAATTCTTACCATGACTTGACAACGGACAACAAATCACAGCTTGGCTCTTTTCTTGGCTTGAGCCGTGTCATTTCAAGGATGAATCCGGTAGCAACTTGATGTAAACTCAATAAGTTTATCTAGCAGGGCtccacatttacttttttttgcgATACGTTTGTGATGTAATTACTGGCTTTTTGCCCGATCTCTGGGTTTTGTTCTCTAGGTTTTTCAGACTATTATTGGTGATTTGTCTGCATGGGTGTCTTTCACAGGTCACACGTTTCCTTGGAGCATGAGTAACAGTAACATCATCATTGATTTTTACAGTTGTGTGTAGAGGTGATAGCTGCGCTGCACTTTAAAACATAACTTgtagtttcaacttaaaactgTCTGTTttagacatgaactctagagaatggcAGGAGGTttaggtcctgacattgtcagTTTCCCTTCCAGACATGTAGACAAAATCGGGAGATAGTCCGGTGAGATGCATTGTCACTTGTAGAGAAATACTCTGTGTAACGGGGGAAGGGGTGTTGCTTGGGCACTTCGAGCAGGGGTTCAGGTCAtgacgcaaaaacaaagctacagAAGTCTCagtgctttgtaatctggtcttataccacagaatctcaagctgttccttgtatttgtttgatgatttccaGGTCTGCAATTACCAACAGAAGTTCACTCATTTCGTTGTCCTAACAGTtcaacacagtttttgtgtcCGTAcaaatgaatgagttcttcacctttgggtgtttgtatttgcccgaTCATGCGGCAGTCACAGGAAATGGATACAAGAAATTTAATGAAATCTATGAAAACTATCACATGTTGTGTAACCTCTTGTCTTATTAGTTTATTACATGTTGTCGGCAGTTctataaacaaacaaacgaacAAACACGAAAAGAGCCCGTTGGAGCCATGAGTCTGTACAAAGACATCACGTTAGGCTGCTCACAGTGGCTTTTGTAGTTGTCAAGGTAGaatagcaaatatttttttccgaGTTAATGGTAAAATACCAGTTGACTCcaaaaaaagtgtgtttcaaagacaaacatgtttgtCCCACATTTTTTATAGCAATGTCACTTATTACCCAgatgaatgaatgtattttgTACAGTGTTAACAAAAGTGTCAGCTTTTCTTCTTTGAAAGGCCTCTGGGtccaatgacaacaacaaatacatcaacaaaataataataataataataataataataataataataataataataataataataataataataataataataataataataataataaaatatttttgttggagttttttgtttttctattgctCATCTTGTATAACGTGTACACTACGTTAAGCACAGTACATTATGTATAATTAGTTATACTAGCAGTTCTAGCTTGACTCTGAAAGAGTTCACTAAACCCTAAGCatgaaattgttattatttgaaGTCATTTCAATTTAATGAACCATTGCTACAAATATATTGTTATTCTATCAAATActgtattcaattcaactttatttatttggcgccaattcacaacaaagtcatctcaaggcacttaatataataatgtcaagactatacagatatgtataAGTGAGCCTATAGGCATCAGTGGAGAGGATTGCTgctccaagcctggtagaaattggggagggttgcgtcaggaagggcatccggcataaaaactgtgccaaatcaatatgcggacaatgatccgctgtggcgacactgaactcacgggataagatgaaagcataaaaataaactgtacatTGTACACTTTATACTGAATGTATTATATATGAATTTTATGTGGctgaagagacaaagaaaggaaagagatgAAGACACAATAGTTAGGACAATAGGCCAGAAACTCAGTATATCATTGTTTAGGCCCACTGAAGgcacatttgtgttttgggAATCGGGCCGTGTAAATTCAATTTGATTTGCTTGGATTTTGTTATTTACGTAGACAATGAAAATTCTGATTTCATGTGCATTTAAACAGCTTAAACCCCATCGCACAGTCTCTTTctccacactcacacacacacacacacacacacacacacacacacacacacacacacagaacaagtGCAGCTGTTTCCGATGAGTCAAATTATCTGACTGCAGTCTTTCCCAGCAGCTTCTCTCACAAGGGACAGCGCAGTATTAAATCTGACCAGTCATACTGTCATCATCTCATCACAGCATACAAGGCAGGGCCTCGATTTTCAGCcataaaagctaaaaaagaaattcaacgGTGAAGAAGTCgtatttgttttcaaaatcaTGTCATAAAATGGCTATTAGATACACAAAATTATGGAAAACAATTCGGATTTAATCCATGCGATTTGgtccaaaatataaaaaggcTCATATACACATATTTTTACTCAGAACATAAATGTCTGACACTTATGTCACTTCACTATTTTCACCTGCTAGTTTTTGATGGGTGGGTCAATCCAAGCAATATCTGTAAGTTATATAAAATAGTGTTATATAAAATCTAGGATTGGTGGAATAGTGCACATTTAAGCTGTTAATTCCTAGATGACCCACCCATTAAAAGACTTGGTAACTCATATAAACAATGTGACGGCTGTGATTTTGTCACCAGCTTCAGAAAGCATTTATTCAGAGTTTAAACCAAAGTGGGAATTGAGGATTATTTTCATGTATTGACACACATTCCACACACTTCATTAGTGCTTTAATCACCTCAACAGACATTTAATGGCATTCCTTCAAGTTGATGCATGGGAAAGAGGCGTTGGGGGAGTGAAGTATTTACGGTTCCAAACTGTGAGGCGGTGGTGGTGTTGGAGGAGAGAAAGTGCAGGGGGTTGTGTTGCTGCCTGGTTAAACACCATGGTGTCCCGCTTTGAATGTAACCACGTTCCATGCAGAGGTCGCTGTTGTTGGTGCAGCTGAGCTAGGGGCCAGGGGGCGCCGGTGCCCTGGTTTGATGTGTCGAAGGgttgtgtttgtaaaaacaagCCTTTGATGACACTCTCTCCCTGTTGCAGCACTttgtccctccctccctccctccctccagcAGCAGAAGTCAATCTGGAAGCCATTTGCTTGGTTTCCACAGTGAAAGTTCAGGCTTGGTCACCTCCAGCATCTGCTGGGTGTTTATTTACCCAAAGCACTTAACCCATTAGACAAACTGAAACAGCGCAACTGTGAAGCCACTGATCACCAGTGTGGGGGCTGACTGTGTTTCCATAATCTAGAAATACAATCGATTGTTCACAACAGTTAAATGTTGGCTAGCGTGCGCgaattttaatctgtttttcaaGTACATTATCATGCTTGTCATATAAAAAAGAGTTCGACATAATCAATTGAtaagttatatatattttatatatatcatCACTTTAtacatatagtatatatatatatatatatatatatatatatatatatatatatatatatatatatagtatatatatatattttttaaaaagtttataaaaacTGGTATATTGTCATTGCCTTATTGTAAAAATAGCAATACTACTGCCGTTGTGCCAAACATGTGGATAATCTGTTATAATCGGGATAAAATTGGATGGATTACTGGACACAGGCCTGTGGAGCTGATAGGTCAGGAAGCTCATAGGCCAGAGCTTCTGAAGTAACCGTTCATATTTCTTGTTGAAGTATGAAATGACCCGAACGAGGCACAAAACCAGATACGAAGCCCCAACAACAAATTTAAACTACCACGGCTGATCATGTATAAAGGGTGTAGAACCCCCCTCCCCTTGCACAGAGCCCCATTTTCTAATCTTCCATGGTTACAAGTAAAAATCTCAATAACTAGTACACATTTATACAAAGCTTCAAAGTACCAAAGTACAAGTGCTGATACCGTATTGATATTTTTAGGTTGGTAAGATGATAAGTTGCATATATTCGATATACTGatgatttaaataattcatgATTACTGTAGCCGTTTAAAGTTTTGAACATGATAAACATGTTCTTCAGACCACAATaatatgaacacacactttgttgTCTTTCTTATATATGTGCTTTCATCATATTCTATTATCCATGACAGCTGTGGTACGAGGCAGTTTGATTGATTTTCTCCATGTCTCAATTCTACAGTGAAGACTGTGGGAGATGGTGTGAACTTGTTTTCACTCCTCCTTCATTTCTGTCCTCCATCgcagcaaaaacacactggGTGCAGAGACACACCCAGCCGCCATTAAAGAACTAATGTTGAAGAAGTCGGACTGTTGTGTAACGCCACAAACCAGTACCAACAGTGAGGGAAACAACACAAATGCTAGGCCAGCAGACAGTCACCATCAGACCATTATCGGCATTTGGAAGTTTCAAATTCAGACCAGATACCAGGTAATCAACATGTTCTCAGCCCACAGCATCAGATGATGACATTTCCTTTTGCACATCACTTTGCTGTCACTGGTGGATGCGCCACTATTTGACATCATGGGAACAAATTAGGTTTAGGTTATGGAAATCAAGTCAAGttaggggttcggtgtcttgcccagacacacttcgacatatagccgtgACCGGgtatcaaaccactgaccctaatGGCTcttggacgactgccttaccaactgagcaacagcTGCCCCAGAATGAGTACGTTCCATATCCAGCACTAATAACATAGTTGGGCTAATGGCTAACCGATTTAGCAACAAAGTAGAAGCAGAACTATAGAAGCATAGTTTGTTAACATACAAGTCCTGTATTGCGTGTGAAAATTACCACAAAGACACACGcaccacataaacacacacacacaagcatgcacacacacacacacacacacacattactctGGTAATATTTTGAGACATTTTGGAGAAGGTGTTGCAAGTCATCTCACAGAACAAAGGAGAGTCcgaataaaaagttaatatttaGTTTCCCTCAGTGTATCAGTGTTCGTTGTTTGTCACAGTTTGCACttttatagtgcttttctatcAGTGCCTCTTATTCGCctattcacatacacacactctcacactgaTGAAGGTACTACAGTGCAGCTGGCATCggtgacatgtgacaggaggagcaaGGAATCAAACCAGCAACCCTAGAGTTTGTGGACGACAGCTCTACCTCTAAGCCACAGTCACATCCACAATAAGAAAATGATgaagccacttttttttttaattgaaatcaCAGCTTTTAGAGAAGGACATCAAACCATCTGGGCATATAGTGTAGGTAACATCCCCGCAGAGCTACTTTTAAGAAAGACATGGAAAGTATCTGGCATAGTCTGGTCTTGCAAGTGTCTGCTGGATTTTGATGGGGATGAGATGGGAGCCCCTACATGTGCTCCACCCCTGCACTCACAGTAGAGTCGCTCTTGTAGCTGCTATAAGAGCCCTCCCTGTCATGATCACCATCACACTGGCCCATCCTATGGGGAAGTGTCAACGCAAACTCGGATTGCAGGACACCCTTGGAGTAGCAGCGACTTTTACGCACGGCTCTGCGCAATCTGTGCATGCAGCTGTTTTCTATTTGAAACTAAGGGACTGGTCTTCCCCGGACAGACACTTGTCTCCCTATGATGGCTTTCACTATGCTGAGGCCGGTGTCGACTCATCCCTTCTCTTACCCCGCGGACCTGACCTTAATGTCGGACGACGAGGAGGGGAACCGCAGCGAGAGCGACGGCAGCACCGACCATGGCTACGGTTACTGCGGGACACCGGGGGAGAGTTACCGGCGGGAGGCCGGCGTCGTCGTGGTGCGGCAACGGAACGCAGCAAACGCCAGAGAGAGACACCGAACCCAAAATGTCAACACGGCCTTCACGGCTCTGCGGACACTAATCCCCACGGAACCCGTGGACAGAAAGCTCTCCAAAATCGAGACTCTGCGCCTGGCGTCCAGCTATATCTCACACCTGGCCAACGTGCTGGTGGTCGGGGACGACAGGGAGAACGGCCAGCCGTGTCTGGGCTCCGTCTACAAGGAGGTGAAGGGCAGTGGAGACGGAAAACAGCCCCGAACTATCTGCACTTTCTGCCTCAGCAACCAGCGCAAAGGGGTAATTTACGAAGACAAAATGTCCAAACGCTACTACAAATATGATATAAATGATTACAGATCTTATATCTcttatacatattttacatactatgcatatttattgaaaatacattttgtttgctttcttttagtTTCAGTATTCCCGCACCATATGTCTTGCAAATAAATTGACGAATCCTTTCCACAATCTCGGAGCATTTGTGGAAAGGATTATTACAACAATTACACTCAGCCTCGGTAAAAACCTTGTATGCTGAGCTATTTCAGCAACACTATGCGTGGATGGACGAGACAAGGAATGCAAAAGTCGACCATGTGTTAAGATGTTGCCCCTTAAAAAAATCTCAAGCATCTAAATGCTGTGACTTTTACCAGGAAAATACCTTGTTTCGTGTTTGCTTGACCTTTGCAGCAGTTGGTGGATTTTGAATGGCACAAATATGTTCCAGTTTAGAGCGAGGTACGACTATGTGGGGTAGATCAGCTGGGTGCATCCCACAAACATGGATGTGGCCTATCTTGACCTTCAAATCTCTCTGTTGGGATTTAGTAGTTTATTTATAGGTGTCATTCTGTGCATAGTAATATCCTTTAAAGGaaaacttttttgtgtgtgtaattgtactATTTACTGCATGTGCTCACAGGACagtacaacaaaacatctgacCTTAGAAGTTAGAGATATTTGCCAGTGCTAATGAAGACCGTGATGATGAGGATGTTTAAATTGTCAGTAAATTGACTCTTTGTTCACAGGTAAAGGACAGACGAGACTGTGTGAAAATACACGGGAACAGCACGAGACAAACAAGTCGGCGGTGAAAGTGTTTGACTTGGACTGTAGCTTCTCTTCAGAGCAGACCTTGGGGAAAATGTCCAGCATCTCAGTACCACAACAGTGCTAGAGAACACGTCTGAGATTTGGGGGAGTTGGCCTCTTTAGACACCTTACCAACTTCAACAGAGGAAGCACCAAAACTACCCGTGTGTCACCAACAGATGAAGGAACTGGATCCAGTGCGCGGATCCATAGAGTCGTACTGTAAAAGGAAGACAGACTGTGAGATTGCTCTGTGATGTAATTTCactcattttcaacttgcttcctgTGGTTGTAGTTTGGGGAGTTTGTGTATGTTTCCATCATCTGAACCAGCTGACACCAGCTGGAGAGAGATGAACATAGGGAaggcagagggaagtttaacaTCGTTCCGATACATGTTCCCCTTAAAATCGAGGAACATTTACTCTCACAAATACTCTTTCTCTGTTCACATGCCAAAATCTGTAGTTGTATGTGTGAGAATTGACATTTAAATACTAATGACTTtatcagagacagagagaggctgTTGGTGTCTGCCCCCTTATTTACTGTACTAGGTAAAATATTGATGAGACAAAACTTCCGTAAATTTTAGCTTTGTTCTTCAGCATGAATATAAGTTGTTCTGGGGAGACAAggctcacacacatatacagacttttaaaacaaagcagtttCAGGACTAAAATGTGAGAGGACACATGGAGATGTGAGATAATATTCAACAACGCATTTGTGGCACACTGGTTTGCTTTTTCATTGCATGTTGTTATCTTCTTTTtgaataaatttattttttacatagaTGTAGTTCTCTTGTATGTTACTTTTTTGAAGTTATTTTGACATAATCTGGAAACAGCAGGTTGAACCATCAATCCATTATCTGCAACTGCTTAACCTCTTGGGGGtgagggtgagaggtggggtccaccacGGACAGGTCTCCCATCTATCTCggggccaacaaagagagacctacacagacagacagccattcaaACTTACATTCCCTGTCACTGTATGGGCAGTTTTAGAGCCCCCACTAATGTTTGTGGATTGGGAAACAGGAgtatctggaggaaacccacagacGCATTATTGCCCTGTCAAATGACCTCAGGTGGTGGtagttgttttaatttgtccaGGCTATGACAAATGGCTCATTGAAATCTGGATCTCTAACGCAACACAAACTATTCTCCAATGAAGAATTGATCCCAAATGAAAAGTTTagactgcatttttttttgcgGGCTATtcataacacacacagtaactaaCCTAAGTAACTAATTTGTGATCCTTTAACAGTGCATTTATAGGTTGTGGGTCAGTGgaagttgcaaaaaaaaaaagaaaactcggTCAGTTTCTTATTTTCCTGCCTTTCTTCAGTTCAAGACCACATGCAGGGTTCAGGTAAATTTAGGACAACCGGACCCTTAAGAACAAGCCACTCCAACCATTTCTGGCATCTTCTGCCTGCTCAGAAAAGGAAACCTATACAGGGGAATTCCAATGAAGTTTTATCTTCCTTGTCCGACTACTGCCAAGGAATCTCAAGAGAGGAAGCAATCAATCTTTTCCTCAGTGGGCTCCCTCTGAAATCATTGTGTCCCAGCAGTGTCTGACCGAAGACAGCCCTGTCAGGGTGGTAGGTGCCGAGTGCCAGCTAGGAAAGCATGAATCAGAGGCCAGTGTGGGAAAAGGTAtaggaaaaacaggaaagacaAAAATTTGGGTTGTTGGATCTATTGTGGTGACTGATGATTACTCATGAGGAACATCGGGGAGTGAAGCACATTACTGGACTCACGCCAACAAGAtcaaccacagaaaaaaaaaaaggagcacaGTTTAAAGTTTGGTGTTGGAGGAGCTTAAAGACCGAGCTTTTAAATGTAGGTTAATACGTCTGTGCATTCCCATGTTTGGAAAGTGCCTCATATTTAAGCTTTTCCCAATTTTCTTGAATGCAACTGAAACTTGAGCGGCTAatttttgtgttattgtaaATAATTCACACAATCTAAGAATCTAACAGTCCGAGAAAAAAATCTGAGGGCTGATCTTTGGCATGGCTCTGCTCTGGTAGGATGCTTCCATGTGGTGTTGATCGGTCACAGCTAATATACCTAGAACCCTGTGTCCAGACAAACACAGCTGCTGATGAATTAATGTTATACATCACAGCAGGAGAGCAGCACTGTGAGAATCACTGGGAGACATGCAGATATATGGttttaaaactgtgtgtaaAGGTGCAACAGAAAGGATTAAGATTAATGAACGAAGCAGATAAATAAATAGCCACATCACTCTATCTACACAAGGAAAAGGCAAAAacagtatataaatattaacaatgaaaataaaacaataaagcaaaattcaaaaacataaataaaaaaaaaaacaaatctagcTAAAAAATGCTTTcctaaaaaggaaagttttcagtccttttttaaaagcatcCACCATCTGTGGAGCCCTAAGGTGGATAAAATAGTTGAAATATCAGGGAAAATGTATATtcaaatttgcaaatcatttgtaaCCTTGTATTTGCGCTTTTTTAATGTGATGCCAGCAACATGATTCATGGAATTTGGGTCAGAGCCATGATTGCCACCGTAATGCATTGCCCCCTTTTTTAACAACACTGTAATTGAGGAGAACAACTGCTTGGACATTTTTTCCCATTCTTGTTTGATATAGCATTTCACCTGATCAACAGTTCAGAGCctcttttgtctcatttgtgaCCACATATTGCTTTTTTCAGTGGGTTATAGCCCTGGACCGCAGACAGGTcagtttagcacctggactcttttacCGCTGAGCCATCACTGTTACAATAcaaacatatttgtaaagtaGACAAGCAGTTCACTGGGATGGAATAAATTAAACAAtggttaaatacatttttacaaaatttaaataaaaaaactattctTAGGAAAAAGACAGCCTCCTGATTGGCTGTTCCGCTTAGCTTATTAGTGCTTGAGAAGAGACCATGGTATTAACGCCGGTCCAATTATAACTTCTTATCAGAGCTTTGTATATCTGTGGTCCCAGGTCATCTGATTTCTCTTCAAGCAGAGAATGTACATGCTACATGCcagtcagctgtgtttgtgctgtgttcAGCCATGCCCATAGGCAGCAGCCAGATCGAGCGGGTTCTCCTCCCTCTACATTAATTGGGACTGTGGGGTTTATGTTCTTTCTGCTTCACTATGACCTTCATCCAGCAAGTTTCCGCTCATCCACATCTTTGACTACTGACATCCAGAGATGTCTTACACATACTTGTATTGTTGCTGTATGAACCCTAGGGTTATTGTTTCGATTTCCTGTCACAGGTcttaagtgtccttgagcaggacacTGTGGCTCCTGGTGTGTATAAGTCATCACAagcccccatcagtgtgtgtgtgtgtgtgtgtgttattgtgtctaaatgggtgaatgggaagcgttttaaagcattttgggCACCAATGAGGTAGAGAAGGGCCATATAAGACCGTTTACCGTTTCACTAACTGACCATTTAGATAGTAGCAAAAACCTGTTTTCCTATACTTTAAGTACTTTATGTACTAACCTGCTGCTTGCTGTAGCTTCACACCTCATCGTACCATCTAATGCTTGACAGGAACACAGTTAAGTGCCTTAAAAGTCAGTCAATGACAAACCATAAAGTACACAAAAGATGTACAAAACAATGTACACAGTATTTTCAGCCCAGGGACAGAATCACAAAAAGCGTGGGTGGTGTAGATGTGGCTCTAAGAAGCCCTTCAGTGTGAATATGTATGTGGTTTTGCTATAACTGATATGTGCATAAATTTATACACAAGCTGCATTTGTTTCACTGATGGACATCATTTGTGCATATGCCAtctctttgtgtttatgttgagaACATCATAACTGTGTCCGCTATAGCGCCGCTTTCTGTTCCAGCAATTTCTCACAAAAGCACTCAGAAGTTATTAATTATCACATGATGCAGTGCAACACGTAGGTCACCGCACAGATGTGACAAAACTAAATCCTTTAAATCACCTCTGGAAGAAAGTTATTGCGCTC
This genomic interval from Channa argus isolate prfri chromosome 5, Channa argus male v1.0, whole genome shotgun sequence contains the following:
- the LOC137128214 gene encoding transcription factor 15-like is translated as MMAFTMLRPVSTHPFSYPADLTLMSDDEEGNRSESDGSTDHGYGYCGTPGESYRREAGVVVVRQRNAANARERHRTQNVNTAFTALRTLIPTEPVDRKLSKIETLRLASSYISHLANVLVVGDDRENGQPCLGSVYKEVKGSGDGKQPRTICTFCLSNQRKGVKDRRDCVKIHGNSTRQTSRR